The following coding sequences lie in one Crassostrea angulata isolate pt1a10 chromosome 10, ASM2561291v2, whole genome shotgun sequence genomic window:
- the LOC128166372 gene encoding F-box and WD repeat domain containing protein 10B-like codes for MLEVCNLNSGMDSLPNLVNNSMKHPSASLEVFEFNIGKAPSLRCASSQQAISCGECETCLLSDRMKNAKEFFPKMGDHSRKRFMLGLMRRFHSVDLLHQMVSLLQPLSCKDFTYSRSRAAPSLDTDMTTFSSDRAMDLMEVERFITGTWMWFQKAMYWTKANFALSLLQLCDSSLLHTLSSQARTLLITEEKATSIAAEADYVESASIPDTEYSFHSEEHADIHIHSMVSPHYSKPTTHPITGNKLFLDDVIENDDSGTDSESELSSVDPACMVIPTSSKAFSGVARHKDFIRCLPVHLAKYILKLLDKTSLSHALLVSQNWRALVLEVHDEERINQLLEEDVMLMQGAAAQGVNHQYAKDIDVPVPNLFPGTRTVITTDEEVISPTYLQEVNFSNAYSGVSTRNVIMEERNVYCGTYNVMVLSMTEDHHRVIHTDGGQNISIGSKDRKIRFIDRDSGNDLPLVISGHAGSIRCVHICTDRGIVLSGSYDTSIRMWSAETGTCKRIFRGHRDTILTILVLDDYLASGSKDNSCKIWNMQTGKCQRTFKHKAPVWAVAISHELCITGCEQGKVKVWDIKSGDLVKVLARHHGQITSIKFDRWHIITGSKDGYALVWSAQGEYARCLNALRHPKSVLCLEFQYLRVITGSADGRLRIWNMITGQCCRIMRGNSASDPIQSIIAIDDRITLNTSKNLIELRFENVEWDYTLENDKIPSAVKYSSYSDAPIRPQPYPYIRAQRMKRAGASNTKIIHHDPKKKSRKPPNILQMNLYAKQIPHSAKCLSQKSLESARLIQSAAPESGYESGPSPTAMEHRPSSDKHTVSSSRSFPTKPPKAPRPSTFKSATSQPSVVIADPLCKHYDDDDDDVHEPMSLKRRVSWAFDQSVFPKTKDISLSETKALLRSQMRMKAESIVPPDFIYLTVNAIQSSMQSSETATNTKKNVRAMVSGLDGFKRPSSSPSKIDPRTKVPVDELGIDKFKHKTEEVETISEFSDTKSFKSLKSSKAKESEQLPGRDRERYATPCEIKPTKTKIRMSLHPKKVKTTVPIGRSIRPVSAAAHRQEQREEDTTGRPVTAPTLRRPDTAISDVPSTIASALPGVIPPQKKQPMGISSSMHDVNLVPMKMYPKDMKEKLSALLQEKRRAKSETMLRSASDTAIGKVSQYNDPMRSHVKFELRTYEQEKEFISNIETMYIEKQQRDEELMEKKKRAAWLAKAASRPSTVIPNQRYGAAPGSARPNTVHGTKPNR; via the exons ATGCTAGAGGTCTGCAACCTTAACTCAGGGATGGACAGCTTGCCAAATCTGGTCAACAACAGCATGAAGCACCCCAGCGCCAGCCTGGAGGTGTTTGAGTTTAACATTGGGAAGGCCCCAAGTCTGCGCTGTGCTAGCAGCCAGCAGGCCATTAGTTGTGGGGAGTGTGAGACCTGTCTCCTGAGTGACCGCATGAAGAATGCCAAGGAGTTCTTCCCCAAGATGGGTGACCATTCTAGGAAGCGGTTTATGCTGGGTCTGATGCGTCGCTTCCACAGCGTGGACCTGTTACACCAGATGGTCAGTCTGCTACAGCCACTGTCCTGTAAGGACTTCACCTACTCCCGCAGTCGTGCAGCCCCGAGTCTGGACACGGACATGACCACATTTAGTTCAGACCGCGCCATGGATTTGATGGAAGTGGAGCGATTTATCACGGGAACCTGGATGTGGTTCCAGAAGGCCATGTACTGGACCAAGGCTAACTTCGCCCTGTCCCTGCTTCAGCTTTGTGACAGCTCCCTGCTTCACACCCTGAGTTCACAGGCCCGGACCCTCCTCATCACCGAGGAGAAAGCCACGTCAATAGCTGCAG AGGCAGACTATGTGGAGTCGGCGTCGATCCCAGACACAGAGTATTCCTTCCACAGCGAGGAGCACGCGGACATCCACATCCACTCCATGGTGTCTCCACACTACAGCAAGCCCACAACCCACCCAATTACCGGCAACAAACTCTTCCTTGATGACGTCATCGAAAATGACGACAGCGGAACCGATAGCGAATCCGAGCTGTCGTCTGTTGACCCCGCGTGCATGGTCATTCCCACGTCTTCCAAGGCTTTCTCGGGGGTCGCGCGTCACAAAGACTTCATTCGATGTCTGCCCGTGCATCTGGCCAAGTATATTCTCAAGTTATTGGACAAAACGTCACTTAGCCACGCCCTGTTGGTCAGTCAGAACTGGAGGGCTCTTGTGCTGGAAGTTCATGACGAGGAGCGGATCAACCAGCTCTTGGAGGAAGATGTTATGCTAATGCAG GGGGCGGCGGCCCAGGGCGTGAACCATCAGTACGCCAAGGACATCGATGTTCCGGTCCCTAACCTGTTTCCGGGGACACGGACGGTGATCACCACGGACGAGGAGGTGATTAGCCCCACCTATCTACAGGAAGTAAACTTCAGTAACGCTTACAGCGGGGTCTCCACACGTAACGTCATTATGGAGGAGAGGAACGTCTACTGCGGCACTTACAACGTCATGGTTCTGTCAATGAC TGAGGATCATCACCGAGTAATACACACTGACGGAGGACAGAACATCTCCATCGGATCCAAGGACCGGAAGATCCGGTTCATAGACCGGGACAGCGGCAACGACTTGCCTCTTGTCATTTCTGGTCACGCCGGAAGTATCCGATGCGTTCATATTTGCACGGACCGCGGAATCGTCCTGAGTGGGAGTTATGACACCAGCATCAG GATGTGGAGCGCGGAGACGGGCACCTGTAAGCGGATTTTCCGGGGACACCGGGACACGATCCTCACCATTCTGGTCCTGGATGACTACCTCGCCTCAGGGTCAAAGGATAACTCCTGCAAAA TATGGAACATGCAGACGGGCAAGTGCCAGAGGACGTTCAAACACAAGGCGCCGGTGTGGGCGGTCGCCATCAGCCATGAACTGTGTATCACGGGCTGTGAGCAGGGCAAGGTTAAAGTGTGGGACATCAAGTCAGGGGACCTTGTCAAG GTGCTGGCAAGACATCACGGTCAAATCACTTCGATCAAATTTGACCGCTGGCACATCATAACCGGAAGCAAGGACGGGTACGCCCTGGTGTGGAGCGCCCAGGGGGAGTACGCTCGCTGTCTGAACGCACTCCGACATCCAAA ATCGGTCCTGTGCCTAGAATTTCAATATTTACGAGTCATTACCGGATCAGCTGATGGACGTCTCCGGATCTGGAACATGATCACCGGACAGTGCTGCCGGATCATGCGTGGAAACAGCGCCAGTGATCCCATTCAGTCGATCATCGCCATAGATGACAG AATTACACTAAATACAAGCAAGAATCTCATAGAACTGAGGTTTGAAAATGTGGAATGGGACTACACACTGGAGAACGACAAGATTCCGTCGGCCGTCAAATACAGCTCCTACTCGGATGCTCCTATACGCCCTCAGCCCTACCCCTACATCCGCGCACAGAGGATGAAACGCGCAGGCGCCAGTAATACCAAAATCATCCACCACGATCCCAAGAAGAAGAGCCGCAAGCCGCCCAACATTCTACAGATGAATCTGTACGCCAAGCAGATCCCACACAGCGCTAAATGCCTCAGTCAGAAGAGTCTGGAGAGTGCGCGGCTTATTCAGAGTGCTGCTCCGGAGTCGGGCTACGAGAGTGGCCCATCTCCTACCGCCATGGAGCACAGACCAAGCTCCGACAAACACACGGTATCTTCCTCCAGGTCCTTCCCAACCAAACCCCCTAAAGCCCCGCGCCCCAGCACCTTCAAATCGGCGACCTCCCAGCCCAGTGTTGTGATAGCGGACCCGTTATGTAAACATTACGATGACGACGACGATGACGTGCATGAACCAATGTCGCTAAAGAGAAGAGTATCGTGGGCGTTCGACCAATCCGTCTTCCCCAAAACAAAAGACATTTCTCTCTCAGAGACCAAGGCTTTGCTGCGGTCGCAGATGAGAATGAAAGCCGAAAGTATAGTGCCTCCCGATTTTATCTATCTCACAGTAAACGCAATACAGAGTTCAATGCAAAGTTCCGAAACCGCAACAAACACAAAAAAGAACGTGCGCGCCATGGTGTCCGGACTGGATGGATTCAAGCGTCCGTCGTCCTCCCCTAGTAAGATCGATCCCAGGACCAAGGTGCCCGTGGACGAACTGGGAATAGATAAGTTCAAGCATAAGACTGAGGAGGTGGAGACGATATCTGAGTTTTCTGACACCAAGTCCTTTAAATCTCTTAAATCGTCAAAAGCGAAGGAATCGGAGCAACTGCCTGGGCGTGACAGGGAGCGGTATGCCACGCCGTGTGAAATAAAGCCCACCAAGACTAAGATAAGGATGAGTCTTCATCCCAAGAAAGTGAAGACTACGGTTCCAATCGGCCGGTCCATCCGCCCCGTATCGGCCGCCGCTCACAGACAGGAACAGAGGGAAGAGGACACGACAGGACGTCCGGTGACGGCGCCGACCCTGCGGCGACCGGATACCGCAATTAGCGACGTCCCGTCAACGATCGCCTCAGCTCTTCCGGGAGTCATCCCCCCGCAAAAGAAACAACCCATGGGAATATCGTCATCTATGCACGATGTAAATTTAGTGCCAATGAAAATGTATCCCAAGGACATGAAAGAGAAACTAAGCGCCCTACTTCAAGAAAAACGGCGCGCCAAGTCGGAGACGATGCTGAGATCCGCGAGCGACACAGCCATCGGTAAGGTCAGTCAATATAACGACCCAATGCGGAGCCACGTCAAGTTTGAGCTGCGGACCTATGAACAGGAGAAAGAATTCATCAGTAACATCGAAACTATGTACATTGAGAAACAGCAGAGAGACGAGGAACTGATGGAGAAGAAGAAGCGAGCCGCGTGGTTAGCTAAAGCTGCCTCCAGGCCTAGCACCGTCATTCCGAACCAACGATATGGTGCCGCGCCAGGATCCGCGAGACCAAACACTGTACACGGCACCAAACCAAACAGGTGA